GGCTGGCATCAGGTCACCTCCGAGCTGTCCTTCGAACGCAGTGGCCCCGAGCGCATCCTGTCCACCGGGCCACTCCTACTCGCGGCCATCCGTGCGCTCGGCTCAGGGTCTCCCCCCGACGACCGCACCGCCGCCGACGTCGGCCATCTGCTGGCACAACTGATCTCGCTGCGCCAACTGTCACTGTCAGTGGCCCGAGCACTCACCGATGGGGGTGACGCGGCGAATTTGGCCGCACTGGTCAAGGACCTCGGCACCCGCTTCGAAGCCGAGTCGGTCGAGTTGGTCGCCGATCTGATGGAGGGCTCACCGCGGCCGCCGGAGTTGGACGCCATGCTGACGACGGCGTGGTTGCACAAGCCGATGTTCACGTTGCGAGGCGGAACCAACGAGGTGTTGCGCGGCGTCGTGGCGCGCGGAATGGGGTTGCGGTGAGCGCTGTTGCCGGGGGCATCTTCGCGTCGAAGACCGCCACAGACGACGACACCGAGTTACGGGACCTGATCGATCAGCTCGGGCGACGTTCCTACGACGCCGCCTTGGGGCGCCGAGGCGTCCCCGACCGGTTCGACGCCGACCTCTGGCACAACCTCAGGCAAACCGGGTTGGCCCGGCTGACGAGCACTCCTGACAGCGGCGCCGGTCCACGGGAGCTGGCCGTGGCGCTGTACGGACTGGCTCGCCATGCCGCAGCTGTCCCCTTGGCCGAGACCGACGCGCTGGCGGGATGGCTTGGTCAACAGGCTCACATCGGCCTGCCCGACGGGCCGCTCACAGTGGCCATCGTGGACGCAGAGCCCCAAGGCGGACGGATGAGTGGCACCGCGGTTGAGGTGCCGTGGGCGCGGGCCGGCGCGATCCTGCTCGCCGCCCGCGGCCGCGATGCGCTTCGAGTCGGTGTGCTCAAGGCGGCCGACAGCACGGTGCGCGAACACCACAACCTCGCCGGAGAGCCGCGTGATTCAGTCGAATTCAACGTGGCCGCCGACCAGTTCGAGGTGCTCGACCCGGCCCTTGGTGTCGAGCTGGTCCTGCGCGGCGCATGGGCGCGGTGCGTGCAGATCATCGGTGCGCTCGACGCTGCGGCGGCCCTGGCAGTGGAACATACTCGTCAACGCGAGCAGTTCGGTCGTCCACTCAGCGCTTTCCAGTCCGTACAGCAGTCATTGGCCGCCCTTGCGGGCGATATCGAAAGAGCCCGCGCTGCAGTCGAACTCGCCGTCGCCGCCGCTACCGAGTACGGATTTGCCGCCGCACCTACCGACTACGCCGTGACGATTGCCAAGGTCGCGGTCGGCCGCGCAGTCGGACCCGTCACCACCACCGCACACCAGCTGCACGGAGCGATCGGCGTCACCAGTGAGCACCCGCTCTGGTTGTTCACGCTGCGTGCCCAGAGCTGGCGTACCGATTTCGGCACCACCAATGACTTTGCTCGTCGGCTCGGAAGGTTGGCGCTGGCTGCCGACGATCCGTGGGACCTGGTAACGGGCGATCTGCCCCAACTCGACAACACCAATTAACAAAGGAGAACCGGTGACGGTAGAAAAATTCGAAGGCGCGTCCGCGATTGTCAGCGGTGGCGCGGGGGGGCTCGGTGAGGCGACCGTGCGTCGGCTCCACGCCGACGGCCTTGGCGTGGTGATCGCCGACCTCGCCGAGGACAAGGGCAAGGCCCTGGCCGACGAGTTGGGCAGCCGCGCCCGGTTCGTGAGCACCGACGTCACGAGCGATGAAAGCATTCTCGGCGCGATCGAACAGGCCAACGAGCTGGGTCAGCTGCGCTATGCGGTCGTCGCACACGGCGGTTTCGGTGTGGCCCAACGGATCGTGCAACGTGATGGCAGCCCCGCCGACATGGCCGGCTTCACCAAGACCATCGAGCTGTACCTCAACGGCACCTACAATCTGACCCGGCTGGTGGCGGCCGCGGTTGCCACTGCTGAGCCGCGCGCCGACGGCGAGCGGGGGGCCATCGTGATGACGGCTTCCGTCGCAGGGTACGAAGGGCAGATCGGCCAAACCGCCTATGCCGCTGCAAAGGCCGGTGTCATCGGGTTGACCATCGCAGCCGCACGCGACCTCAGCTCGGTGGGCATCCGAGTCAACACCATCGCGCCGGGCACGATGAAGACGCCGATCATGGAGTCGGTTGGCGAAGAGGCGATCGCCAAGTTCGCCGCCAACATCCCATTCCCGAAGCGGCTGGGCGCTCCGGACGAATATGCGGACGCGGCGGCGTTCCTGATCAGCAACGGCTACGTCAACGGCGAGGTCATGCGCCTCGACGGCGCACAGCGCTTCACTCCGAAGTAGTCCCGACATCCGACGTCTGGCCGGCCACGCTGTGGCCGGCCAGACGTCTTTCACCGGCTACAGGCGGCCGTCCACCTGGAGCGCCGGGTGTACCCACGTCGGTGAATTCTTCTGCTTGAACGCACGGAAACCCTCCCGCGCCTCCGGCCCGAACAGGCTGGTCTGCATGCCGATCCGATCGAACAGGCCGAGGTAGCCGTCGAGGCTCGATTTGATCACGCCGCGCGCCCCCGGGGCGGTGCGACAGCACTGCGCCAGCAGCTCTTTCGAGACGTCGAGTAGGTCGTCGTGGGGCACCACTCTGGCCACCATGCCCCATTCGACGGCCTCCTCCGCGGTCAAGGTGCGACCGGTGAACATCAGATCCTTGGTGCGGACGGGCCCGATCATCCGCGCTAGTACCTGGCTGTAATAGGTGTCGGCGATGCCGCGGAACAGTTCGGGCACCCGGAACGTGGCCCGGTCGCTGACAACGGCGAGGTCGCTGCACATCGCGATCTGAAGGCCGCCGCCTTGGCAGAGTCCGTTGACCGCCGACACCACCGGTTTCGGCGACTGCCGCAGAACATCGAAGGGCGTCACGTCCATGCCCATGGTGGAGGCGAAGTCCATCCAGTTGTCCTCGGCGGCCTGGCCCAGGTCACCGCCGGGGGCAAACACGTCGCCGGTACCCGTGATCAACAATCCGGCGAGGTCGGGATCGGCGTTGACCCGGCTGATCGCGTAGCGGATGCCGAAATACATAGCCGGCGTCATCGCGTTGCGCGCCTCCGGGCGGTCCAGGGTGCAGATCGCGAACGCACCTTGTCGTTCAAATGTCAGAAAAGGTGTGCCAAGCCAATCGCCGTCGGGTGGGCGCGGACCGCCGGTGGGGCTTACGGACATATGGGATCCCTTCCTAGCGACGACTGTCTTCGTCCCTCAAATTAGCCAAATAGTTGTATGATTCCAACTTTCCGGCGTAGCATTCCCAACGTGGCGCACGTCACTGCACGGTGTCCACTCAGCTTCGGCGCGATCACTAGCGAACTTTGGAGGCACACGAATGGGTTCACTCGACGGCCGGGTCGTCTTCATTACAGGCGCTGCGCGCGGCCAGGGCCGTTCTCACGCGGTCGTGTGCGCGGAGCAGGGCGCGAACATCGTGGGTGTCGACATCTGTGAAGACCTCGACGTCGTGCCCTACAAGCTGGGCAGCTACGAGGATCTCGAGGAGACTGCACGCCTGGTCGAAAAGACCGGTCAGGAAATGCTTTTCGAGAAGGCCGACGTGCGCGACCTTGCGGCTCTCCAGAAAGTCTTCGACGCCGGCGTCGAGCGTTTCGGCCACATCGACACTGTGCTCGCCAATGCCGGTGTCGTCTTGACCAACGCTGACGAACGGGACGCCTCAGAAGCGCTTCGGTTGGGCCTGGACATCATGCTCGTCGGGGTCTGGAACGCCTTCCAGGTCGCGATTCCCCACATGAAGGAGCGTGGCGAGGGCGGCAATCTCGTCGCCACGAGCTCGATGATCGCACTCCTGGACCTGACCGATGGCCGCGGCGGCAGCGACTCGTACCTGATGTCCAAGGTCGCCGTCGTCGGCCTCGTACGGGCGTACGCGGCCATGCTCGCGTCGGACCGCATCCGCGTCAACGCCGTCGCGCCCACCAACTGTGCAACGCCGATGATCACCGAGAACCCCGCGCTGTTCAAGGTGATCGAAGAGAACCCGCGGATGGTCAACGCCGTGCAGACCGCGTTGCCGGACCTACCCTTGGTCGAGCCGCGCGACGTCAGCAACGCGATCTTGTTCCTGATCAGCGACGCGGGTCGCTCGTTCACGGGAAGCCTGCTGAAGGTGGACGCCGGCATGGACGTCCGGCGAGGCTAGCCGGCACGCCGCGATGCACTACGGAATCGAGGGACGATCGGCGCTGATCGTCGGCGGAAGCAAGGGGATCGGCTTCGAAGTCGCCAAATTGCTTGCCGCAGAGGGCGCCAAGGTGGCGGTGCTCGCCCGCACCAAGTCAGACGTTGATGCCGCAGTCGAGCAGATCCGCGCCGAAGGCGGTGCCGCGCTTGGCGTCACCGCTGATGTCAGCAACGCCGAGCAACTCGACGATGCCGTGCGTGAGGTGACCGCGGTGCACGGTGCGCCGCTGATCGTGGTCGGGCAGGCCAAGTACCAGCGGCCGGGGGACTTCGCGGACATCAGTGACGTGAACGTCTACCGCGAATCCTTCGAAATGCACACGATGAGCCAGATTTTCCTGCTCCAGGCCGTACTGCCTGCGATGAAACAAGCCGGTTGGGGCCGTTTCGTGCACATCGGATCGGCCACAGCCAAGGAGCCGGCCGGCAACATCCATCACGCGGTGGCCAACACCAGCCGGCCCTCGACAGTCGGACTGCTCAAAACCGTTGCCGACGAGTACGCCCAGTACGGAGTCACGGTCAACACCGTCGCGCCCGGCTGGATCGAGACCGAGAACGCACTGGCATATCTGGACCAACATCTCGGCGCAAGCACCGAGGCGCAGCGGCGCGACTTCATGCTGACCAAGGCGCACGTGCCCGCAGCACGCATGGGCAAACCAGCCGAGATCGCCTCGCTGATCGCCTACCTGAGCTCAGACCCAGCGGGATATGTGACCGGAAGCTGGATCGAAGTCGATGGTGGACTACACCGGTCGGCGTTCTAACCCTAGGAGCATTCGTGGATATCCTTGGCGCACCGGAACTCTCCTTTGCCAGCCTGCCGATGGCAGCTGACCGCGGTGTCGGATGGAAGACCGTGCGCGACGCTGGGCGGGTAGTGAGCATCGACGGTTGGTACTACCTGTCCCATCGTGAGGACGTGCTCGCCGCGCTGCGCAATCCGGAGTTGTTCTCGTCGAAGAAGGCTTTCGATGTGCTGGGCAGCCCCATTCCCCTGGTACCCATCTCGTTCGATCCACCCGAACACACGCGGTTCCGAAAGATCTTGCAGCCCTTCTTCAGCCCACACACCCTGGCGGAGATGTTGCCGTCGCTGCAGATGCAGGCGCTCGATATCGTCGACGAGATCGCCAAGAAGGGCGAATGCGAAGTCGTGGCCGACCTCGCCATCCCCTACCCGTCACAGGTCTTTTTGACGTTGTTCGGGTTGCCACTGGAGGATCGCGACAAGCTCGTCGCGTGGAAGGATTCAGTCATCGCGCTGGCGGAGTCGCCGTCCCTCGACGGCGTCGACCTCACGCCCGCAATGGAATTGCTCGCCTACCTCACCGAAGCCGTCAACGAACGAAGGGCCCAACCCGGCCCTGACGTCCTTTCGCAGGTACTCAGTGGCGATGACGCCCTCGACGACGCCGAGGTGATGGGGCTCAGCTTCCTCTTCGTGCTCGCCGGCCTGGACACCGTGACGGCGGCGATGAGTTCCGCCCTTCTCGAGCTCGCCCAGAAGCCGGGCCTGCGCGCTACGCTGCGCGAGCATCCGGACCAGATGAGCGTCTTCGTCGAGGAGATCATCCGGTTGGAGCCACCCGCACCGATGCTGCCCCGGGTGACCACCGCAGAGGTCACCATCGGCGACGTCACCCTGCCCGCCGACACCCGGGTGCGACTGTGCGTCGCCGCGGTCAATCGTGACGACAGCGACGAGATCTCCATCAA
This is a stretch of genomic DNA from Mycobacterium sp. ELW1. It encodes these proteins:
- a CDS encoding acyl-CoA dehydrogenase family protein, coding for MSAVAGGIFASKTATDDDTELRDLIDQLGRRSYDAALGRRGVPDRFDADLWHNLRQTGLARLTSTPDSGAGPRELAVALYGLARHAAAVPLAETDALAGWLGQQAHIGLPDGPLTVAIVDAEPQGGRMSGTAVEVPWARAGAILLAARGRDALRVGVLKAADSTVREHHNLAGEPRDSVEFNVAADQFEVLDPALGVELVLRGAWARCVQIIGALDAAAALAVEHTRQREQFGRPLSAFQSVQQSLAALAGDIERARAAVELAVAAATEYGFAAAPTDYAVTIAKVAVGRAVGPVTTTAHQLHGAIGVTSEHPLWLFTLRAQSWRTDFGTTNDFARRLGRLALAADDPWDLVTGDLPQLDNTN
- a CDS encoding SDR family oxidoreductase, whose product is MTVEKFEGASAIVSGGAGGLGEATVRRLHADGLGVVIADLAEDKGKALADELGSRARFVSTDVTSDESILGAIEQANELGQLRYAVVAHGGFGVAQRIVQRDGSPADMAGFTKTIELYLNGTYNLTRLVAAAVATAEPRADGERGAIVMTASVAGYEGQIGQTAYAAAKAGVIGLTIAAARDLSSVGIRVNTIAPGTMKTPIMESVGEEAIAKFAANIPFPKRLGAPDEYADAAAFLISNGYVNGEVMRLDGAQRFTPK
- a CDS encoding enoyl-CoA hydratase/isomerase family protein is translated as MSVSPTGGPRPPDGDWLGTPFLTFERQGAFAICTLDRPEARNAMTPAMYFGIRYAISRVNADPDLAGLLITGTGDVFAPGGDLGQAAEDNWMDFASTMGMDVTPFDVLRQSPKPVVSAVNGLCQGGGLQIAMCSDLAVVSDRATFRVPELFRGIADTYYSQVLARMIGPVRTKDLMFTGRTLTAEEAVEWGMVARVVPHDDLLDVSKELLAQCCRTAPGARGVIKSSLDGYLGLFDRIGMQTSLFGPEAREGFRAFKQKNSPTWVHPALQVDGRL
- a CDS encoding mycofactocin-coupled SDR family oxidoreductase; this encodes MGSLDGRVVFITGAARGQGRSHAVVCAEQGANIVGVDICEDLDVVPYKLGSYEDLEETARLVEKTGQEMLFEKADVRDLAALQKVFDAGVERFGHIDTVLANAGVVLTNADERDASEALRLGLDIMLVGVWNAFQVAIPHMKERGEGGNLVATSSMIALLDLTDGRGGSDSYLMSKVAVVGLVRAYAAMLASDRIRVNAVAPTNCATPMITENPALFKVIEENPRMVNAVQTALPDLPLVEPRDVSNAILFLISDAGRSFTGSLLKVDAGMDVRRG
- a CDS encoding SDR family oxidoreductase encodes the protein MHYGIEGRSALIVGGSKGIGFEVAKLLAAEGAKVAVLARTKSDVDAAVEQIRAEGGAALGVTADVSNAEQLDDAVREVTAVHGAPLIVVGQAKYQRPGDFADISDVNVYRESFEMHTMSQIFLLQAVLPAMKQAGWGRFVHIGSATAKEPAGNIHHAVANTSRPSTVGLLKTVADEYAQYGVTVNTVAPGWIETENALAYLDQHLGASTEAQRRDFMLTKAHVPAARMGKPAEIASLIAYLSSDPAGYVTGSWIEVDGGLHRSAF
- a CDS encoding cytochrome P450 codes for the protein MAADRGVGWKTVRDAGRVVSIDGWYYLSHREDVLAALRNPELFSSKKAFDVLGSPIPLVPISFDPPEHTRFRKILQPFFSPHTLAEMLPSLQMQALDIVDEIAKKGECEVVADLAIPYPSQVFLTLFGLPLEDRDKLVAWKDSVIALAESPSLDGVDLTPAMELLAYLTEAVNERRAQPGPDVLSQVLSGDDALDDAEVMGLSFLFVLAGLDTVTAAMSSALLELAQKPGLRATLREHPDQMSVFVEEIIRLEPPAPMLPRVTTAEVTIGDVTLPADTRVRLCVAAVNRDDSDEISINDVVMDGKVHRHWGFGGGPHRCLGSHLARMELTLVLDAWLKRIPEFAVEPGYEPHIAFPAQTFALQRLPLKFG